From a region of the Armatimonas rosea genome:
- a CDS encoding carbohydrate-binding family 9-like protein has protein sequence MSYPHPKGYVCARASQPIVIDGDLTKPVWQAAPWSDDFLDIEGESKPAPRFRTRVKMLWDENYFYIAAELEEPDIWATLTEHDSVIFYDNDFEVFLDPDGDNHDYGEFEMNALNTTWDLRLPKPYRDGGPALNEWEIEGIKTAVKVIGTLNDARDRDHGWTLELALPWSGLKTLQGGGCPTLGQQWRVNFSRVEWDIEPVDNFDYPVDNSLPPVDNSGKIPAPYQKIPSTPEHNWVWSPQWAIDMHRPEFWGYVQFEASPEAPFRPDPDWDDRCHLMELYRAEKRPEGWSATRGNLIVTHDSRIRPTG, from the coding sequence ATGAGCTACCCCCACCCCAAAGGCTATGTCTGCGCCCGCGCCAGCCAGCCGATCGTGATCGACGGCGACCTGACCAAGCCGGTCTGGCAGGCCGCGCCCTGGAGCGATGATTTTCTCGACATCGAGGGCGAGAGCAAGCCCGCCCCCCGCTTCCGTACCCGCGTCAAGATGCTCTGGGACGAGAATTATTTCTATATCGCCGCCGAGCTGGAGGAGCCCGATATCTGGGCGACGCTCACCGAGCACGACTCCGTGATCTTCTACGACAACGACTTCGAGGTCTTCCTCGACCCCGACGGCGACAACCACGACTACGGCGAGTTCGAGATGAACGCCCTCAACACCACTTGGGACCTGCGCCTGCCCAAGCCGTACCGGGATGGGGGGCCCGCGCTCAATGAGTGGGAGATCGAGGGCATCAAGACCGCAGTCAAGGTCATCGGCACCCTCAACGATGCCCGCGACCGCGACCACGGCTGGACCTTGGAGCTGGCGCTTCCCTGGAGCGGGCTCAAGACCCTGCAAGGCGGAGGCTGCCCCACGCTCGGGCAGCAGTGGCGGGTGAACTTCTCGCGGGTTGAGTGGGATATCGAGCCTGTGGATAACTTCGACTACCCTGTGGATAACTCCCTCCCGCCTGTGGATAACTCCGGGAAGATCCCCGCACCCTACCAGAAGATCCCCAGCACCCCCGAGCACAACTGGGTCTGGAGCCCGCAGTGGGCCATCGACATGCACCGCCCCGAGTTCTGGGGCTATGTCCAGTTCGAGGCATCCCCTGAGGCCCCCTTCCGCCCCGACCCGGACTGGGACGACCGCTGCCACCTCATGGAGCTCTACCGCGCCGAAAAACGCCCCGAAGGCTGGAGCGCCACGCGCGGCAACCTCAT